A stretch of Caenorhabditis elegans chromosome IV DNA encodes these proteins:
- the msp-81 gene encoding Major Sperm Protein (Product from WormBase gene class msp;~Confirmed by transcript evidence), translated as MAQSVPPGDIQTQPGTKIVFNAPYDDKHTYHIKVINSSARRIGYGIKTTNMKRLGVDPPCGVLDPKEAVLLAVSCDAFAFGQEDTNNDRITVEWTNTPDGAAKQFRREWFQGDGMVRRKNLPIEYNP; from the coding sequence ATGGCCCAATCAGTCCCACCAGGAGACATCCAAACCCAACCGGGTACCAAGATCGTCTTCAATGCGCCATACGATGACAAGCACACCTACCACATCAAGGTGATCAACTCATCGGCTCGTCGTATTGGATATGGTATCAAGACCACCAACATGAAGAGACTTGGAGTTGATCCACCATGTGGAGTTCTCGACCCAAAGGAAGCTGTGCTTCTTGCTGTTTCCTGCGATGCTTTTGCCTTTGGACAAGAGGATACCAACAACGACCGTATCACTGTTGAGTGGACCAACACCCCGGATGGTGCTGCCAAGCAATTCCGTCGTGAATGGTTCCAGGGAGACGGTATGGTTCGTCGCAAGAACCTTCCAATTGAGTACAACCCATAG
- the msp-10 gene encoding Major sperm protein 10/36/56/76 (Confirmed by transcript evidence), with protein sequence MAQSVPPGDIQTQPNAKIVFNAPYDDKHTYHIKVINSSARRIGYGIKTTNMKRLGVDPPCGVLDPKEAVLLAVSCDAFAFGQEDTNNDRITVEWTNTPDGAAKQFRREWFQGDGMVRRKNLPIEYNP encoded by the coding sequence ATGGCCCAATCAGTCCCACCAGGAGACATCCAAACCCAACCAAACGCGAAGATCGTCTTCAATGCACCATACGATGACAAGCACACCTACCACATCAAGGTGATCAACTCATCGGCTCGTCGTATTGGATATGGTATCAAGACCACCAATATGAAGAGACTTGGAGTTGATCCACCATGTGGAGTTCTCGACCCAAAGGAAGCTGTGCTTCTTGCTGTTTCCTGCGATGCTTTTGCCTTCGGACAAGAGGATACCAACAACGACCGTATCACTGTTGAGTGGACCAACACCCCGGATGGCGCTGCCAAACAATTCCGTCGTGAATGGTTCCAGGGAGACGGTATGGTTCGTCGCAAGAACCTTCCAATTGAGTACAACCCATAG
- the kin-24 gene encoding Tyrosine-protein kinase (Confirmed by transcript evidence): MGRGEACEKSQEKTFTGSVGNSRVHNLKCYHGVQKKEEVANLMRGERPGTFLFRSCFVKSGVALALFLSVKVRAGDSDANIHHYQVEDRAGEYYLMQELMEKEELVTRESKAFPTLEELIGHFQHHRLACKIRLGRPLKRPSWQLRHNSVVYDDTGKLGSGNFCIVYRGMLRKQGKIIPVAIKVSKNSDKESAALMETRNLLLAEARIMMNYNNINVIRIYGVACDVPPFMVCMEFCSGGSLEDALKKYGKDMEEFERQILLIDAARGMRYLHDKKCVHRDLASRNCLISFDGIVKIADFGLSKTLEKDQKAFKEALKEAPLAWLAPECIQRESEFSTKTDVWAFGVVIFEVYNNAEKLFAGEEDIAILRKIKKANMPTIENRTKVPAMQAVLSSIWTRKPDDRPEMQKVLEKLVAALVPIQPDDLKRLQINSLKGVSRTQMPNTDLEMDVSVVNEEVDQDGSEKNRKVKGGSKKKTGNRHNRSGKRTPKQEESPKSKKPVPLRNTVRKGPGATSE, translated from the exons ATGGGACGAGGAGAAGCTTGTGAAAAATCCCAGGAGAAGACTTTTACCGGATCAGTTGGAAATTCTCGAGTGCACAATCTGAAGTGCTACCACGGAGTGCAGAAGAAGGAAGAAGTCGC GAATTTGATGAGAGGAGAACGCCCAGGAACTTTCTTATTCCGCTCGTGTTTTGTTAAAAGTGGCGTGGCACTTGCTCTCTTTCTATCTGTGAAAGTGAGAGCTGGGGATAGCGACGCGAATATACATCATTATCAAGTCGAGGATCGTGCAGGAGAATACTATCTGATGCAAGAACTCATGGAAAAAGAAGAGTTGGTGACACGTGAATCCAAGGCATTCCCAACACTGGAGGAATTGATCGGACACTTTCAACATCACCGACTCGCGTGCAAAATCCGCCTGGGAAGACCTTTGAAGCGACCATCATGGCAGCTTCGACACAATTCCGTTGTCTACGACGATACAGGCAAATTGGGATCCGGAAACTTCTGTATTGTCTACAGAGGCATGCTGAGAAAGCAGGGAAAAATAATTCCGGTGGCAATAAAAGTATCGAAAAATTCGGACAAGGAATCGGCTGCATTGATGGAAACTAGGAATCTATTGCTCGCAGAAGCCAGGATTATGATGAATTACAATAACATTAATGTCATCAGG atctaCGGTGTTGCGTGTGATGTTCCTCCATTTATGGTGTGCATGGAATTTTGCTCGGGTGGGAGTTTGGAAGACGCGCTGAAGAAATACGGAAAGGATATGGAAGAATTTGAGCGACAAATTCTCCTTATTGAT gctGCCCGTGGTATGAGATACCTTCACGACAAGAAGTGTGTCCATCGAGATTTGGCGTCGCGGAATTGCCTAATTTCTTTCGATGGCATCGTCAAAATCGCCGATTTTGGTTTGAGTAAAACGCTGGAAAAGGATCAGAAAGCGTTCAAGGAAGCTTTGAAAGAAGCGCCACTTGC atggctTGCTCCGGAATGCATTCAGCGTGAGTCTGAATTCTCAACTAAAACTGACGTTTGGGCGTTTGGAGTTGTCATTTTCGAGGTCTACAACAACGCGGAAAAACTGTTTGCCGGAGAGGAAGACATAGCGATTCTTCGGAAGATCAAGAAAGCCAACATGCCAACTATCGAGAATCGGACAAAGGTTCCAGCAATGCAGGCTGTTCTCAGTTCAATTTGGACTAGGAAGCCGGACGATCGACCAGAAATGCAGAAAGTTCTTGAAAAACTCGTGGCAGCTTTGGTGCCGATTCAACCAGATGATCTGAAACGGCTCCAAATCAACAGCCTCAAAGGTGTCAGCAGAACTCAGATGCCA AACACAGACCTGGAGATGGATGTGTCGGTGGTGAACGAAGAGGTAGATCAGGATGGATCGGAGAAAAACCGCAAGGTGAAGGGAGGATCCAAAAAGAAAACCGGAAATCGCCATAACCGAAGTGGCAAGAGAACTCCAAAACAAGAAGAATCCCCAAAAAGCAAAAAGCCAGTTCCACTACGCAATACCGTTCGAAAAGGACCCGGAGCCACCTCTGAATGA
- the msp-56 gene encoding Major sperm protein 10/36/56/76 (Confirmed by transcript evidence) — protein sequence MAQSVPPGDIQTQPNAKIVFNAPYDDKHTYHIKVINSSARRIGYGIKTTNMKRLGVDPPCGVLDPKEAVLLAVSCDAFAFGQEDTNNDRITVEWTNTPDGAAKQFRREWFQGDGMVRRKNLPIEYNP from the coding sequence ATGGCCCAATCCGTCCCACCAGGAGACATCCAAACCCAACCAAACGCGAAGATCGTCTTCAATGCGCCATACGATGACAAGCACACCTACCACATCAAGGTGATCAACTCATCGGCTCGTCGTATTGGATATGGTATCAAGACCACCAATATGAAGAGACTTGGAGTTGATCCACCATGTGGAGTTCTCGACCCAAAGGAAGCTGTGCTTCTTGCTGTTTCCTGCGATGCTTTTGCCTTCGGACAAGAGGATACCAACAACGACCGTATCACTGTTGAGTGGACCAACACCCCGGATGGCGCTGCCAAACAATTCCGTCGTGAATGGTTCCAGGGAGACGGAATGGTTCGTCGCAAGAACCTTCCAATTGAGTACAACCCATAG
- the K07F5.17 gene encoding uncharacterized protein (Confirmed by transcript evidence): MINSGIEILQKTLQLLCLVTIGNIFIFCARKKSSSTTPGSQEVAKTPKLDINKTSGAKESEQEINPVALIQVKNAKKKTADRQGKSIEKHLKSKDGPTTKITSSGTPCSSSSPAGNSETPLCSKESTIGSSNYLKLDG; the protein is encoded by the exons ATGATTAATTCTGGAATAGAGATTTTACAAAAGACTCTGCAATTGCTCTGCCTCGTGActattggaaatatttttatcttTTGT GCAAGAAAGAAAAGCTCCAGTACGACGCCGGGTTCTCAAGAAGTAGCGAAAACGCCAAAATTGGATATCAACAAAACTTCTGGTGCAAAAGAAAGTGAAC AAGAGATCAATCCAGTTGCACTGATTCAGgttaaaaatgctaaaaaaaag acTGCTGACAGACAAGGAAAGTCAATTGAAAAGCATTTAAAGAGCAAAGATGGTCCTACAACCAAAATAACTTCATCCGGGACCCCATGCTCGTCTTCAAGTCCTGCGGGAAACTCTGAAACTCCACTATGTTCCAAAGAGTCGACAATTGGATCATCTAACTATTTGAAATTGGACGGATAA
- the nspd-2 gene encoding Nematode Specific Peptide family, group D (Product from WormBase gene class nspd;~Confirmed by transcript evidence): MADKSAYMGAGGYGSGYMGSNASSSGYAREDYAQGGNGGGQQQNQGSGGNTNPGGQVFKARTDQSCYLGP, translated from the coding sequence ATGGCGGACAAGTCGGCTTACATGGGCGCTGGTGGCTATGGATCCGGATATATGGGATCCAACGCCTCATCGTCGGGATATGCCCGCGAAGATTATGCCCAAGGAGGAAATGGTGGAGGACAGCAGCAAAACCAGGGATCTGGAGGAAACACCAACCCGGGAGGACAAGTCTTCAAGGCCCGTACGGATCAATCTTGTTACCTCGGACCATAA
- the K07F5.6 gene encoding Tyrosine-protein phosphatase domain-containing protein (Confirmed by transcript evidence) translates to MTKIKQQTKRKSKAFKKKRNDDTIADDEIETGKEEPSREQTSKKPVKGSGRKCKDESKKGNKTKGKRNSKEKKNQQAEKTELDKDCQKAPKIIAATKGFCKYLLDIKEASLSTYFDEHLAGYTPPNFTSVEWEKSLSKNRSKNHKLNDNTRVILSPENTENSRTDPPDTYINASHIKFDNSQKEFIVTQYPLPDTVRDFWRMVSIMKVTQIVTIFEPQTDEAIEEFRNPTLTLAAPAPTSTMTTIGGFPVPIGQIAHNRDQIQGQSIRCESNVHRSSFFPLETDHYMNLKGWLINTRRVTVDHRNKGWMNKYTVEVVAEGCSEATFAKVYNCTTWPWKKYPDDEKKVLALVRAPYKDTSTSLIANLEKLAPIVVMCDLGLDRSATVVLTSIIIDQIIAGKTPDCDALFKKMRDQRAGVFTMSIFYTYAIRAALFYMKIKLQTMNDAGGEEMQTMLNSALAKVPFVTKKTK, encoded by the exons ATGACAAAAat aaaacaacaaaCGAAACGAAAATCGAAAGCatttaaaaagaaacgaaaTGATGACACAATTGCAGACGATGAAATTGAAACAGGAAAGGAAGAGCCATCAAGAGAGCAGACATCCAAGAAACCAGTTAAAGGATCAGGGAGAAAGTGTAAAGATGAAAGTAAGAAGGGTAACAAAACGAAGGGGAAACGTAACTCCAAGGAGAAGAAGAACCAGCAAGCTGAGAAAACTGAACTGGATAAGGACTGTCAAAAGGCTCCGAAGATAATTGCTGCAACTAAGGGATTCTGTAAATATTTACTCGATATCA aggaAGCAAGTCTTAGTACGTATTTTGATGAACATCTCGCAGGATACACTCCACCGAACTTCACTTCTGTAGAATGGGAAAAGagtttatcgaaaaatcgTTCGAAAAACCACAAGCTCAATGACAATACACGAGTCATTTTGAGTCCGGAGAATACGGAAAATTCAAGAACAGACCCACCGGACACGTACATCAATGCAAGTCATATCAAATTTGACAATTCTCAAAAAGAATTCATTGTAACACAATATCCACTACCGGATACAGTTCGAGATTTCTGGAGAATGGTGTCAATTATGAAAGTGACACAGATTGTGACAATTTTCGAGCCACAGACAGACGAGGCAATTGAGGAATTTCGTAATCCTACACTTACATTGGCTGCTCCTGCTCCGACATCAACGATGACTACAATTGGTGGATTTCCAGTTCCTATTGGACAAATTGCTCACAATAGAGATCAAATTCAGGGGCAATCGATTCGA TGTGAGAGCAATGTGCATCGATCATCGTTCTTTCCCCTTGAAACTGATCATTACATGAACCTAAAGGGCTGGCTCATCAACACTCGAAGAGTGACAGTTGATCATCGAAACAAGGGCTGGATGAATAAGTATACAGTGGAAGTGGTGGCAGAAGGATGCAGTGAAGCCACATTTGCAAAAGTCTACAATTGCACTACGTGGCCTTGGAAGAAGTATCCGgatgatgagaagaaagttCTTGCTCTTGTACGAGCACCATATAAA GACACCTCGACTTCTCTTATTGCTAATCTGGAGAAACTTGCACCAATTGTTGTGATGTGTGATTTGGGTCTCGATCGTTCAGCAACAGTAGTTCTGACTTCTATCATTATCGATCAAATCATTGCGGGAAAAACGCCAGATTGTGATGCTCTATTCAAGAAGATGAGGGATCAACGTGCCGGTGTGTTCACTATGAGCATTTTCTACACTTATGCGATCCGCGCAGCTCTTTTCTATATGAAAATCAAGTTGCAAACCATGAATGATGCTGGTGGCGAAGAGATGCAGACGATGCTAAATAGTGCACTAGCCAAGGTTCCGTTTGTGacgaagaaaacaaaataa
- the K07F5.7 gene encoding Major sperm protein (Partially confirmed by transcript evidence), with protein sequence MHYKLAFLLCQYGLSFQEAKFPNAGGKSEHMVVNFTSKRMAIKVRCGNALFRVEPTHMIIEPNKCRQLTINRMPGPIQKDKAIVQYLEIEKDVQDPKAAFKAADSAGTKIPHLKIKLMAGASGGRQMSREVVEE encoded by the exons ATGCATTACAAATTGGCATTCTTACTTTGCCAATACGGTTTGTCATTCCAGGAAGCCAAATTCCCAAATGCTGGCGGAAAATCGGAGCATATGGTGGTCAACTTTACCTCAAAACGCATGGCTATCAAAGTTCGATGTGGCAATGCACTATTTCGTGTTGAGCCAACTCACATGATCATTGAGCCCAACAAATGCCGCCAATTGACAATCAATCGGATGCCTGGTCCAATTCAAAAAGACAAGGCAATTGTTCAATACCTAGAAATCGAGAAAGACGTGCAGGATCCGAAAGCTGCATTCAAGGCAGCGGACAGTGCTGGAACCAAGATTCCACACCTGAAGATCAAGTTGATG gcagGAGCATCGGGAGGACGTCAGATGTCAAGAGAGGTTGTAGAAGAATGA
- the K07F5.8 gene encoding Protein-tyrosine phosphatase (Confirmed by transcript evidence) — protein MKRFNDFSKMKAFKDAQEHGKNRYKDVGCLDNNRVKLGGAWPHEYIHANYVSTPTNPKRFICTQAPLEKTCADFWFMCLQDRVETIFMLCNYKEKGAKKCHEYLPTEDNKDTMSFKEKGQKVTVKFESSKAIKFRDNSAAKVTKTVLTVEGAGCDKLKVNHYHWIDWPDRGVPTADNAILELLEKARVSKGPIAVHCSAGIGRTGSVVMLEYVMDQLLAGQIIEDTDKIIQKIREQRNNSVQTDHQYLFVHQVMMNFFEKRGLLDEATSAIHKDFTDQYSKCVL, from the exons ATGAAGCGCTTCAATGACTTCTCAAAGATGAAAGCATTCAAAGATGCCCAGGAGCATGGAAAGAACCGCTACAAGGACGTAGGATGCTTGGACAACAATCGGGTGAAGTTGGGTGGAGCATGGCCGCATGAATATATTCATGCGAACTATGTATCTACTCCAACTAACCCGAAACGTTTCATCTGCACCCAAGCTCCCCTTGAGAAGACTTGTGCCGATTTCTGGTTCATGTGCCTgcag GATCGCGTCGAGACAATCTTCATGTTGTGCAACTATAAGGAGAAAGGAGCAAAGAAGTGTCACGAATATCTTCCAACCGAGGACAACAAGGACACTATGTCATTCAAAGAAAAAGGACAGAAAGTCACCGTCAAATTCGAATCGTCAAAAGCG ATCAAATTTCGGGACAACAGTGCCGCGAAGGTTACGAAGACCGTGCTGACAGTTGAGGGAGCTGGTTGTGATAAACTTAAGGTTAATCATTACCACTGGATAGATTGGCCTGATCGAGGAGTTCCGACTGCTGACAATGCAATTCTCGAACTGTTGGAAAAAGCCAGAGTGTCGAA aGGACCGATTGCTGTGCACTGCTCGGCAGGCATTGGGCGTACTGGCTCCGTGGTGATGCTCGAGTACGTGATGGATCAATTGCTAGCTGGACAGATTATCGAAGACACTGACAagattattcagaaaattcgtgAACAGCGTAACAATTCGGTTCAg accgaTCATCAATACCTCTTCGTCCATCAAGTTATGatgaatttctttgaaaagcGTGGACTTCTCGATGAGGCCACTTCTGCCATTCACAAGGATTTCACCGATCAATACAGTAAATGCGTCCTATAG
- the ssp-10 gene encoding Sperm-specific class P protein 10 (Confirmed by transcript evidence), giving the protein MSLTADPPACTVPAAGGSSTHKLVNGGAEKIIFKIKSSNNNEYRIAPVFGFVDPSGSKDVVITRTAGAPKEDKLVIHFAPAPADATDAQAAFAAVTPAGTVTIPMSATA; this is encoded by the coding sequence ATGTCTCTGACTGCCGATCCACCAGCTTGTACCGTACCAGCCGCTGGAGGATCCTCGACTCACAAGCTCGTCAATGGTGGAGCTGAGAAGATCATCTTCAAGATCAAGTCATCCAACAATAACGAATACCGCATTGCTCCAGTTTTCGGATTTGTCGATCCATCCGGATCAAAGGATGTTGTGATCACCCGCACTGCTGGTGCTCCAAAAGAGGATAAGCTTGTCATTCATTTTGCACCAGCTCCAGCCGATGCTACTGATGCTCAAGCCGCTTTTGCTGCAGTCACTCCTGCTGGAACTGTCACCATTCCAATGTCGGCCACCGCCTAA
- the ssq-1 gene encoding Sperm-Specific family, class Q (Product from WormBase gene class ssq;~Confirmed by transcript evidence): protein MTSAYFGVAGGSNTGAQSAYFGVGGGPAGGGGGASKVGGAGAPPPGTSVYMGAGAGGGGGGGAQSAYFAVGGAPVGGAPAAVPMGAPPPAGGGASTMTALGGAPSGASTMTAVGGAPRGASTMTAVGGAPTGASTMTAVGGAPRGASTMTAVGGAPTGASTMTAVGGAPGEASTMTAVGGAPRGASTMTAVGAPGGGASALGAAPPAGSMSGGGGGGGATSGYFGVGQGVMGGGGAVGQSAYFGVGGGAAGGAKSGGGGGGGIPGQSMYMGAGGGGGAGGGATSAYFAPK, encoded by the exons ATGACATCTGCCTATTTCGGAGTTGCCGGCGGGAGTAATACTGGTGCACAATCGGCTTACTTTGGAGTTGGAGGAGGACCAGCAGGAGGAGGCGGTGGAGCCTCGAAGGTTGGAGGTGCCGGTGCACCACCCCCAGGAACATCAGTGTACATGGGAGCTGGAGCCGGAGGAGGTGGCGGTGGCGGAGCCCAGTCAGCTTACTTCGCTGTTGGAGGAGCACCAGTCGGAGGTGCCCCAGCTGCCGTTCCTATGGGAGCCCCACCAC caGCTGGTGGAGGTGCCTCGACAATGACTGCTCTTGGCGGAGCACCATCTGGCGCATCTACTATGACAGCTGTCGGAGGAGCCCCGAGAGGAGCTTCCACGATGACTGCCGTCGGAGGAGCTCCAACTGGTGCTTCCACCATGACCGCTGTGGGAGGAGCTCCGCGAGGAGCTTCAACCATGACCGCTGTCGGTGGGGCGCCAACTGGAGCTTCTACGATGACAGCTGTTGGAGGAGCCCCAGGTGAAGCTTCCACCATGACCGCTGTTGGCGGAGCCCCACGTGGAGCATCTACAATGACTGCTGTTGGAGCCCCAGGCGGTGGAGCTTCTGCTCTTGGAGCCGCGCCACCAGCCGGATCAATGAGCGGAGGaggcggtggtggtggagccACTTCTGGATACTTCGGAGTCGGACAAGGCGTTATGGGAGGTGGTGGAGCTGTTGGACAATCTGCCTACTTCGGAGTTGGAGGAGGTGCTGCTGGAGGTGCCAAGTCTGGAG gcggtggtggaggtggaaTTCCCGGACAATCTATGTACATGGGAGCCGGAGGTGGCGGCGGAGCTGGAGGTGGTGCCACATCTGCATACTTTGCACCCAAGTAA